One genomic region from uncultured Cohaesibacter sp. encodes:
- a CDS encoding protein phosphatase 2C domain-containing protein produces the protein MTDTYAPPEQTTRKSSAITHTGLVRKVNEDAILSRPELDLWAISDGMGGHVAGDFASQTVVQSLQSLADHLEPTEVMCKARQALHRAHCEIKAEAARRSIGTIGATAVILALSETNFLCLWVGDSRLYRYRDGAIEIISSDHSVVGELVEQGYLTWEEAENHPQSNQITRAVGVSDVLEIDKRRGEIRSGDRFLLCSDGLSKYANEDTLLHYLDEKPIDTVSDDLLQFALDAGAADNVSIIVVEV, from the coding sequence ATGACTGATACATACGCACCGCCTGAACAGACGACAAGAAAGAGCAGCGCCATAACCCATACCGGCTTGGTAAGAAAGGTCAATGAAGACGCAATTCTTTCTCGCCCGGAGCTGGATCTATGGGCCATTTCCGATGGAATGGGAGGGCATGTTGCGGGCGACTTTGCCAGTCAGACTGTGGTTCAGTCTCTCCAGTCTCTTGCCGATCATCTCGAGCCGACAGAGGTGATGTGCAAGGCGCGACAGGCGCTTCATCGCGCCCATTGCGAGATCAAAGCCGAGGCCGCGCGCCGGTCCATTGGCACGATTGGGGCAACCGCTGTTATTCTAGCCCTGTCAGAGACCAACTTCCTGTGCCTCTGGGTGGGAGACAGCCGTCTTTATCGATATCGTGATGGTGCAATCGAGATTATCAGTTCGGATCACTCGGTCGTGGGCGAGCTTGTCGAGCAAGGCTATTTGACGTGGGAAGAAGCGGAAAACCATCCGCAGTCCAACCAGATCACGCGTGCGGTTGGCGTGAGTGATGTTCTGGAAATCGACAAGCGACGCGGTGAAATCCGGTCTGGCGATCGCTTCCTGCTCTGTTCGGATGGCCTTTCAAAATATGCGAACGAGGATACCCTGCTTCATTATCTTGATGAAAAGCCGATTGACACTGTGAGCGATGATCTACTGCAATTCGCGCTCGATGCGGGTGCCGCTGACAATGTCTCCATCATCGTTGTCGAGGTTTAA
- the tagF gene encoding type VI secretion system-associated protein TagF translates to MPEFSVTTKAAVGWYGKVPCVGDFVRSGLSPGFVQSWDRWLQGLMITGRETLLDQWQTCYMSAPIWRFALPFGICGSHSVAGLVMPSVDRVGRQFPLCLAVETDEPAGDLYKRLSPAMPMLEDVALAMLEETAKLDLLQQIPQRLPSEESVFSIPEPSLQKSRLPCHFTGSEEEALAAMAQHDQATLWISSVDEDNRILLTPQMPSGSEMAHAIFDLNAPIWNNRA, encoded by the coding sequence ATGCCCGAGTTCTCTGTGACAACAAAAGCTGCTGTCGGCTGGTATGGCAAAGTCCCTTGCGTTGGTGATTTTGTCCGCTCAGGTCTGTCACCCGGTTTCGTTCAGAGCTGGGACCGCTGGCTGCAAGGCCTGATGATCACCGGACGGGAAACACTGCTTGACCAATGGCAGACCTGCTACATGAGCGCGCCCATCTGGCGGTTTGCTCTGCCTTTCGGCATATGTGGAAGCCATTCCGTCGCGGGGCTTGTCATGCCGAGTGTGGATCGGGTTGGGCGACAATTCCCGCTCTGCCTTGCCGTTGAAACAGATGAACCCGCCGGAGACCTCTACAAGCGCCTCTCGCCTGCTATGCCCATGCTGGAAGATGTCGCATTGGCCATGTTGGAAGAGACGGCAAAGTTGGATCTGTTGCAGCAAATTCCTCAACGACTGCCATCAGAAGAGAGTGTCTTTTCTATTCCTGAGCCGAGCCTGCAAAAGAGCCGCTTGCCTTGCCATTTTACGGGCAGTGAAGAAGAAGCCCTTGCGGCAATGGCGCAGCATGACCAGGCAACTCTCTGGATCTCGTCGGTTGACGAAGACAACCGCATTCTTCTGACGCCTCAGATGCCCAGTGGCTCTGAAATGGCGCACGCCATATTCGACCTGAATGCTCCTATATGGAACAACCGAGCCTGA